The Oceanisphaera avium genome includes a region encoding these proteins:
- a CDS encoding aldose epimerase family protein, translating into MQYSLTPMAFSGLAGWRLRFGQAQLDICQQGAQILSYFPDINQPPVIWLSEQAIYKAGQPVRGGVPLCWPWFGDRNHNPDPVQALSEEGCLFMGLLALQTGNSVIVKRARMRLS; encoded by the coding sequence GTGCAGTACTCCTTAACTCCCATGGCTTTTTCAGGCTTAGCTGGCTGGCGGCTACGTTTTGGCCAAGCTCAGCTCGATATTTGCCAACAAGGGGCGCAGATCCTTAGCTACTTTCCAGATATTAACCAGCCGCCGGTTATTTGGTTAAGCGAGCAAGCGATATATAAAGCCGGCCAACCGGTGCGCGGTGGCGTTCCGCTATGTTGGCCTTGGTTTGGCGATCGAAATCATAATCCAGACCCGGTACAGGCGCTCAGTGAAGAGGGGTGCCTTTTCATGGGTTTGCTCGCACTTCAAACTGGCAACTCAGTGATAGTCAAGCGAGCGCGAATGCGGTTGAGCTAA
- a CDS encoding MFS transporter, which produces MPITVWGLAIAQALLMSGNILLVSISALVGKELAVHPSLITLPIACQFIGVICATLPAAHLMQKLGRKIGFVLGNLIGLMGTWVALQGLLFSSLSLFALGTFLIGIAIGVGQQYRFAALEACPQAQHARAISMVMAGGVLAAIIGPNLAILSQDWHAESPYAGAFYGLFGLYVLAMLLIMALPLLKPSHVNNDPHIRSYRQLFAQPILLAAVASGMIGYGIMVLIMTATPLAMNEDMHSFNATAHVIQWHVLGMFVPSFFTGHLIRRFTTRNVILWGCAALIGSVLINLTGQGFWSYWWGLLLLGVGWNFSFIGATHLLTFSYLPAEKAKVQGMNEFMVFSAAAVGSLFAGQGLVLLGWQWLNLFAIPWILVVAWLIWRLKDQPLAVNSEA; this is translated from the coding sequence ATGCCGATTACCGTGTGGGGCTTGGCCATAGCGCAGGCCTTGTTAATGTCAGGCAATATTTTATTGGTATCGATTTCTGCATTAGTAGGTAAAGAGCTGGCCGTTCATCCCTCTTTAATTACGCTACCCATTGCCTGTCAGTTTATTGGGGTTATTTGTGCGACCTTGCCCGCGGCACACTTAATGCAAAAGTTGGGGCGTAAAATAGGCTTTGTCTTAGGTAACCTTATCGGATTAATGGGGACTTGGGTGGCCTTACAAGGCTTATTATTCAGTAGTCTGAGTTTATTTGCGCTAGGGACCTTCTTAATTGGCATCGCTATTGGCGTGGGGCAACAGTATCGCTTTGCCGCCCTTGAAGCTTGCCCACAGGCGCAGCATGCTCGTGCCATAAGTATGGTCATGGCCGGTGGCGTATTAGCTGCCATTATTGGCCCTAACTTAGCAATATTATCTCAAGACTGGCATGCCGAGAGTCCCTATGCCGGCGCATTTTATGGCTTATTTGGCTTGTATGTACTGGCAATGCTATTAATTATGGCATTACCACTACTAAAGCCCAGTCACGTAAATAATGATCCCCACATCAGAAGCTATCGCCAGTTATTTGCTCAACCCATACTGCTGGCAGCTGTGGCCTCTGGCATGATTGGCTACGGGATTATGGTGTTGATCATGACCGCCACTCCCCTTGCCATGAACGAAGATATGCACAGTTTTAATGCCACAGCGCATGTTATCCAATGGCATGTGCTAGGTATGTTTGTCCCTTCTTTTTTTACGGGACATTTAATTCGCCGCTTTACTACCCGCAACGTTATTTTGTGGGGATGTGCTGCCTTAATAGGGAGTGTGTTAATTAATTTGACGGGCCAAGGCTTTTGGAGTTATTGGTGGGGACTATTATTGCTGGGCGTAGGCTGGAACTTTAGCTTTATTGGCGCTACCCATTTATTAACCTTTAGTTACTTACCTGCTGAAAAAGCCAAGGTTCAAGGCATGAATGAGTTTATGGTGTTTAGTGCCGCCGCCGTGGGGAGCTTATTCGCCGGCCAAGGTTTAGTGCTTTTGGGCTGGCAGTGGCTCAACCTGTTCGCCATTCCATGGATCCTAGTTGTCGCTTGGTTGATCTGGCGACTAAAAGATCAGCCCCTCGCTGTGAACAGTGAGGCGTAA
- the lgt gene encoding prolipoprotein diacylglyceryl transferase — translation MSEGHWVFPGFDPIAIQVGPLAVHWYGLMYLLGFAFAWLMANRRAGQPGSLWTKEQVSDVLFYGFLGVIIGGRLGYVFFYQLDTFLDDPVYLFKIWTGGMSFHGGLIGVIIALWLFARKQKKTFFAVSDFIAPLIPFGLGAGRIGNFINGELWGRVTEVPWGIIFPTAGNLPRHPSQLYQFALEGVVLLIILNLAWRARAPRGAISGLFLLCYGLFRFLVEFVREPDAQLGLYLNTFSMGQLLSLPMMIAGGILIWAAFYRAQWFSGGDLQTEKKA, via the coding sequence ATGTCTGAAGGCCACTGGGTATTTCCTGGTTTCGATCCTATTGCTATCCAAGTTGGGCCATTAGCGGTTCATTGGTATGGTTTAATGTATTTATTAGGCTTTGCCTTTGCATGGCTGATGGCAAATCGCCGTGCGGGACAACCCGGTTCACTGTGGACCAAAGAGCAAGTTTCAGATGTGCTCTTTTATGGTTTTTTAGGCGTCATTATTGGTGGGCGCTTAGGCTATGTATTTTTTTACCAACTCGATACTTTCTTAGATGATCCCGTTTATTTGTTTAAAATCTGGACCGGCGGCATGTCGTTTCATGGCGGCTTAATTGGGGTGATTATCGCGTTGTGGTTGTTTGCGCGTAAACAGAAAAAAACATTTTTTGCCGTCTCTGACTTTATTGCACCTTTAATCCCTTTTGGTTTAGGGGCAGGGCGTATTGGGAATTTTATTAATGGCGAATTATGGGGGCGGGTGACTGAGGTGCCGTGGGGCATTATTTTTCCTACTGCGGGTAACTTGCCTCGCCATCCTTCTCAGCTTTATCAATTTGCGCTAGAAGGCGTGGTGTTATTAATCATTTTAAATTTAGCCTGGCGAGCGCGGGCACCGCGCGGTGCTATCTCGGGATTGTTTTTATTGTGCTACGGCCTCTTTCGCTTTTTAGTGGAATTTGTGCGCGAACCCGATGCACAGCTGGGCTTATACCTTAATACCTTTAGCATGGGGCAACTGTTATCCCTGCCGATGATGATCGCCGGTGGCATTCTGATTTGGGCCGCCTTTTATCGGGCTCAGTGGTTTAGTGGTGGTGATTTACAAACGGAGAAAAAAGCGTGA
- a CDS encoding D-hexose-6-phosphate mutarotase — MPFHGFARTSNWQLSDSQASANAVELTLVLDVSNGHEHYWPHSAKLELQVCLTDTLTLRLNNYNLGHEALAISQALHSYFAISDIRHIQLTGFEQSTYHDCLQQWQAKAQAGAITFNGETDRVYLNVPTQVQLIDSGWQRRIQLQAQGSHSAIVWNPWIDKARQLSGFADEAWSNMVCIETANVLDDHLTLNAGEHHQLVLEISCTTQP, encoded by the coding sequence GTGCCTTTTCATGGGTTTGCTCGCACTTCAAACTGGCAACTCAGTGATAGTCAAGCGAGCGCGAATGCGGTTGAGCTAACGCTGGTGCTTGATGTGAGTAATGGTCATGAGCACTACTGGCCGCACTCGGCTAAGTTAGAGCTGCAAGTTTGTTTGACTGACACACTAACGTTGCGGCTTAACAATTATAATTTAGGACATGAAGCCTTGGCTATAAGCCAAGCCTTACACAGCTATTTTGCGATAAGTGATATACGCCATATTCAATTAACGGGCTTTGAGCAAAGTACCTACCACGATTGTTTACAACAATGGCAAGCGAAAGCTCAAGCGGGCGCTATTACTTTTAATGGCGAAACCGACAGAGTTTATTTGAATGTGCCTACCCAGGTACAGCTTATTGACTCAGGCTGGCAGCGACGTATTCAGTTGCAAGCTCAAGGCTCGCACTCCGCTATTGTGTGGAATCCTTGGATTGATAAAGCGCGCCAACTCAGTGGTTTTGCGGATGAGGCGTGGTCAAACATGGTGTGTATTGAAACAGCCAATGTGTTGGATGATCACCTCACCTTAAATGCCGGTGAGCATCATCAATTAGTGTTAGAGATAAGCTGCACTACCCAACCTTAA
- the trmD gene encoding tRNA (guanosine(37)-N1)-methyltransferase TrmD yields the protein MWIGVVSLFPEMFRAVTDFGVTGRAVKDGLLTFECWNPRDFAQDKHRTVDDRPYGGGPGMLMMVQPLREAIAAARHAAGVGAKVIYLSPQGRKLDQQGVTELAQQQKLILVAGRYEGVDERIIQADVDEEWSVGDYVLSGGELPAMVLVDAVARLVPGVLGDMASAEQDSFSEGLLDHPHYTRPEQLAGMAVPSVLLSGKHAEIDNWRMQQSLGRTWLRRPELLNNLALTDQQEQLLAQFIREYNESKQ from the coding sequence ATGTGGATAGGGGTAGTAAGCCTCTTCCCGGAGATGTTCCGGGCTGTAACTGACTTTGGTGTAACCGGGCGGGCCGTAAAAGACGGGCTGTTGACATTCGAATGTTGGAATCCTCGAGATTTCGCTCAGGATAAACACCGCACTGTTGATGACAGGCCTTATGGCGGCGGTCCTGGGATGCTAATGATGGTACAACCGTTACGTGAGGCGATAGCCGCAGCACGTCACGCCGCCGGTGTGGGAGCTAAGGTGATTTATCTTTCTCCACAAGGGCGCAAGTTGGATCAGCAAGGCGTGACCGAATTGGCCCAACAGCAAAAGCTGATTTTGGTGGCCGGACGGTACGAAGGCGTGGATGAGCGCATTATTCAAGCCGACGTCGACGAAGAGTGGTCGGTGGGAGATTATGTGCTTAGTGGCGGCGAATTGCCGGCCATGGTGCTAGTAGATGCGGTGGCCCGTTTAGTGCCGGGTGTATTAGGTGACATGGCCAGTGCGGAACAAGACTCTTTTAGTGAAGGGCTTTTGGATCATCCGCACTACACACGCCCTGAACAATTAGCGGGAATGGCCGTTCCTAGCGTGTTGTTAAGTGGCAAGCACGCCGAGATAGACAATTGGCGAATGCAGCAGTCGTTAGGTCGAACCTGGTTAAGAAGACCGGAACTATTAAACAACCTAGCTCTGACTGACCAGCAAGAACAACTTCTTGCCCAATTTATTCGTGAATATAACGAATCAAAACAGTAG
- the thyA gene encoding thymidylate synthase, with the protein MKAYLELMQHILDKGAVKEDRTGTGTLSIFGHQMRFDLSEGFPLVTTKKCHLKSIIHELLWFLNGDTNIGYLKEQGVRIWDEWADEQGNLGPVYGHQWRSWQGADGQVIDQISQALHTIKTDPDSRRIIVSAWNVGELEQMALAPCHALFQFYVVDGKLSCQLYQRSCDVFLGLPFNIASYALLTHMMAQQAGLEVGDFVWTGGDVHLYRNHLEQANLQLTRTPFALPTLVLARKPASLFDYRFEDFMLEGYEAHAHIKAPVAI; encoded by the coding sequence GTGAAAGCCTATCTTGAATTAATGCAGCATATTTTAGACAAGGGTGCCGTTAAAGAAGACCGAACGGGCACCGGTACGTTATCGATATTTGGTCACCAAATGCGCTTTGACTTAAGTGAAGGCTTTCCGCTCGTCACCACTAAAAAATGTCATTTGAAGTCTATTATTCATGAGCTGTTATGGTTTTTAAACGGCGATACCAATATTGGTTATTTAAAAGAGCAGGGCGTGCGCATTTGGGATGAATGGGCAGATGAACAAGGCAATTTAGGACCTGTGTATGGTCATCAGTGGCGCAGTTGGCAAGGCGCCGATGGCCAAGTCATTGATCAAATAAGCCAAGCGCTGCATACCATTAAAACTGATCCCGACAGTCGACGTATTATCGTCTCGGCGTGGAATGTGGGTGAGCTTGAGCAAATGGCGCTCGCTCCTTGTCATGCGTTGTTTCAGTTTTATGTCGTTGATGGCAAATTATCCTGTCAGCTCTATCAGCGCAGCTGTGATGTCTTTTTAGGCTTGCCGTTTAATATAGCCAGCTACGCCTTGCTGACTCATATGATGGCACAACAAGCGGGCCTTGAAGTGGGGGATTTTGTGTGGACGGGCGGCGATGTGCATCTGTATCGCAATCATTTAGAACAAGCTAATTTGCAGCTAACGCGCACGCCTTTTGCACTTCCTACTTTAGTGCTGGCTAGAAAACCGGCGTCTTTATTTGATTACCGATTTGAGGATTTTATGCTCGAAGGCTATGAAGCCCACGCTCATATCAAAGCACCGGTGGCCATTTAA
- the ptsP gene encoding phosphoenolpyruvate--protein phosphotransferase: protein MLKELREIVQQVTASSDLNDAMKELVRQTRLAMNVDCCSIYLREPHSPNYLLVATDGLALSAVGRAKLPIGEGIVGMIGDKEELINLADARSHPKFKYLPEAEEDAFISLLGAPIIHQRKTLGVLVVQQKLERLFEESEESFLVTLASQLATVIAHAEAKGNLGSPNWHGMLRGLAGSPGVAIGRAWVWRPRVKLSQVTERKADDPKVQHQRLNKVLVHVEDELNGMALRLQESQASESVAVLEVYQYLLKDPVFIGLIRQEIDNGWIAGSAVKRICERQIAQFSHMSDPYLRERAADIRDLGQRLLTRLIHEDEGMHSLTLDEAVILVAEEISATLIAEIPLNKLKGIVSARGSINSHAAILARSMGVPAVMGVEHNLELLEEKLLIVDGHSGDLLVEPVPSVLREYRRLMAQEQQMDELFASVGQEPANTRDGVPVVLLLNAGLSADTTISANDTVDGIGLFRTEIPFMLRDRFPSEQEQIITYRRVMANYVGKPVCMRTLDVGGDKQLPYFPIVEENPFLGWRGIRLTLDHPEIFLVQLKAMLRASLGLDNLSIMLPMVTNLDEIRVARRMLDRAWREVSAETPEHEVIRYPSLGVMIEVPSLLYLLPDLAPLVDFWSVGTNDLTQYLLAVDRNNGRVANIYDALHPAVLRALQHIIEAAQRFAKPVSICGELAGDPIGVLILLAMGYRRFSMNSSNILRIKYIVRQSRCDELQNLLAQTQDQQQLGSIRDIFGGYLTERGLGGLLRGAR, encoded by the coding sequence GTGTTAAAGGAATTGCGAGAAATTGTCCAGCAGGTGACGGCCAGCTCAGATCTTAATGATGCTATGAAGGAGTTGGTACGCCAAACTCGCTTGGCGATGAACGTTGACTGTTGCTCTATTTATTTGCGCGAGCCGCACTCGCCAAACTACTTACTCGTGGCCACCGATGGCTTAGCCCTAAGTGCCGTGGGGCGCGCTAAGCTGCCCATTGGGGAGGGCATTGTGGGCATGATTGGCGATAAAGAAGAGCTTATCAACCTCGCCGATGCTCGAAGCCATCCTAAATTTAAGTACCTACCAGAAGCCGAAGAAGATGCCTTTATCTCCTTGCTAGGCGCCCCTATTATCCATCAGCGCAAGACCTTGGGTGTATTAGTAGTACAACAAAAGCTAGAGCGCTTATTTGAAGAAAGCGAAGAGTCTTTCTTAGTGACGCTAGCGTCTCAGCTGGCTACGGTTATTGCCCACGCCGAAGCTAAAGGTAACTTAGGCTCGCCTAATTGGCACGGCATGTTACGCGGACTCGCCGGCTCGCCAGGCGTTGCGATAGGGCGGGCGTGGGTGTGGCGACCGCGTGTTAAGTTATCGCAAGTCACCGAGCGCAAAGCCGATGATCCTAAGGTGCAGCATCAGCGCCTCAATAAAGTGTTAGTGCATGTCGAGGATGAGCTCAATGGTATGGCGTTGCGCTTGCAAGAGTCCCAAGCCAGTGAGTCGGTGGCGGTACTCGAAGTCTATCAATACTTATTAAAAGATCCGGTGTTTATCGGTCTCATTCGCCAAGAAATTGATAATGGCTGGATTGCTGGCAGTGCAGTAAAGCGTATCTGTGAGCGCCAAATTGCTCAGTTTAGTCATATGTCGGATCCTTATCTGCGAGAGCGCGCCGCCGATATTCGCGATCTTGGCCAGCGTCTGCTCACTCGCTTGATCCACGAAGACGAGGGCATGCACAGCTTAACGCTTGATGAAGCGGTGATCCTGGTGGCTGAAGAAATAAGTGCCACCTTAATTGCCGAGATCCCACTTAATAAGTTAAAAGGTATCGTCTCAGCCCGCGGCTCCATTAACTCCCATGCCGCTATTTTAGCGCGCTCCATGGGCGTGCCTGCGGTGATGGGGGTGGAGCATAATTTAGAGCTGCTTGAAGAAAAATTACTGATTGTAGATGGCCACAGTGGCGATCTATTAGTAGAGCCCGTGCCTTCGGTATTACGAGAATATCGGCGCTTGATGGCACAAGAACAACAAATGGATGAGTTGTTTGCCAGTGTGGGCCAAGAGCCTGCTAATACTCGAGATGGCGTGCCAGTGGTGCTGTTATTAAATGCGGGCTTAAGTGCTGACACCACCATTAGTGCTAACGATACCGTAGACGGTATTGGCTTATTTCGAACTGAAATTCCTTTTATGCTGCGGGACCGCTTTCCCTCAGAGCAAGAGCAAATTATTACCTATCGCCGAGTGATGGCCAATTATGTGGGCAAGCCGGTGTGTATGCGAACCCTAGATGTGGGCGGCGATAAGCAGTTGCCTTATTTTCCCATCGTGGAAGAAAACCCTTTTTTGGGTTGGCGTGGTATTCGTTTAACCCTCGATCATCCCGAAATTTTTTTAGTGCAACTTAAAGCCATGTTGCGCGCCAGTTTGGGCTTAGACAATCTGTCTATTATGTTGCCCATGGTAACCAATCTTGATGAGATCCGCGTGGCGAGGCGCATGCTGGATCGCGCTTGGCGTGAAGTATCAGCAGAAACGCCAGAGCATGAAGTGATCCGCTATCCCAGTCTGGGCGTTATGATCGAAGTGCCCTCCTTATTATATCTATTGCCAGATCTGGCCCCCTTAGTGGACTTTTGGTCGGTGGGTACCAATGATCTCACCCAATATTTATTAGCCGTGGATCGCAACAATGGACGAGTTGCTAATATTTATGACGCCTTGCATCCTGCGGTATTGCGCGCTTTGCAACATATTATTGAGGCAGCACAACGCTTTGCTAAGCCGGTATCGATTTGCGGCGAGCTGGCAGGTGATCCTATTGGGGTGCTGATCTTACTGGCGATGGGCTATCGGCGTTTTAGTATGAATAGCAGTAATATTTTGCGTATTAAATACATAGTGCGCCAATCTCGGTGTGATGAATTACAAAATTTACTGGCCCAAACTCAAGATCAGCAACAGTTAGGCTCGATCAGAGATATCTTTGGTGGTTATTTAACCGAGCGCGGCTTAGGCGGACTGCTGCGCGGCGCGCGCTAG
- the rppH gene encoding RNA pyrophosphohydrolase — translation MIDGDGFRPNVGIVLCNRKGQVLWARRYGQHSWQFPQGGVDEGETPEQSMYRELYEEIGLKPEHVTLLAVTRHWLKYKLPKRLVRWDSNPVCIGQKQKWFLLRLEPEHESHIEFGCHGQPEFDDWRWVSYWYPVRQVVSFKREVYRRVLKEFAPIVMAEQGRRDPRRRSR, via the coding sequence GTGATAGATGGTGACGGTTTTCGTCCCAATGTAGGCATAGTGCTGTGCAATCGCAAAGGTCAGGTGCTCTGGGCGCGACGTTATGGGCAACATTCTTGGCAATTTCCTCAAGGTGGTGTGGATGAAGGTGAAACGCCAGAGCAATCCATGTATCGGGAGTTGTATGAGGAAATTGGGCTTAAGCCTGAGCATGTCACCTTGCTCGCGGTCACACGACACTGGCTTAAGTACAAATTGCCCAAGCGCTTAGTTCGCTGGGACAGTAATCCGGTGTGTATTGGCCAAAAACAAAAATGGTTTTTATTGCGATTAGAACCAGAACACGAGTCTCACATTGAGTTTGGCTGTCATGGTCAACCTGAGTTTGATGATTGGCGCTGGGTGAGCTATTGGTACCCAGTGCGCCAAGTGGTGTCTTTTAAACGAGAAGTCTATCGTCGCGTTTTAAAGGAGTTTGCTCCTATCGTGATGGCGGAGCAAGGGCGGCGCGATCCTCGCAGGCGATCTCGTTAA
- the mutH gene encoding DNA mismatch repair endonuclease MutH, with the protein MHTLGLRPTSQQYLVHSAEQLCGLTLAEVAQTLQVNVPKNLRRNKGWIGQLLELALGASAGSKPEQDFPELGVELKTIPVNDQGKPLETTFVSVAPLTGISGLRWQDSNVRNKLSCVLWIPIIGERHVPPGERVIGPPLLWHPSSEEERLLQQDWEEIMELISLGHIQSITARHGQVLQLRPKAANSKALTEAIGAKGQPILTLPRGFYLKTNFTGTLLAKHFML; encoded by the coding sequence TTGCACACATTAGGACTTCGCCCTACCTCACAGCAGTACTTAGTACATAGCGCCGAGCAATTGTGCGGCTTAACGCTGGCAGAAGTGGCGCAGACCTTACAGGTTAACGTGCCTAAAAATTTGCGCCGCAATAAAGGGTGGATAGGGCAGCTGCTAGAGCTCGCCTTAGGAGCGAGCGCCGGCTCTAAACCTGAGCAAGACTTCCCAGAGCTGGGAGTGGAATTAAAAACTATCCCAGTTAATGACCAAGGTAAGCCATTAGAAACCACCTTCGTGAGCGTTGCGCCCTTGACAGGTATTAGTGGTTTACGGTGGCAAGACTCTAATGTGCGTAATAAATTATCGTGCGTACTGTGGATCCCTATTATTGGCGAACGCCATGTGCCTCCTGGGGAAAGAGTCATAGGCCCGCCCTTGTTATGGCACCCTTCTAGCGAAGAAGAGCGCCTGCTGCAACAAGATTGGGAAGAAATCATGGAGTTGATAAGCTTAGGTCACATTCAAAGTATTACCGCTCGCCATGGCCAAGTATTACAACTGCGTCCTAAAGCGGCCAACAGTAAAGCATTAACCGAGGCCATAGGCGCAAAAGGTCAGCCGATCCTCACCCTCCCCCGTGGCTTTTATCTTAAAACTAACTTTACTGGCACCTTGTTAGCCAAGCATTTTATGCTGTAG
- the rimM gene encoding ribosome maturation factor RimM (Essential for efficient processing of 16S rRNA), producing the protein MSEPVVVGQLGAVYGIKGWLKVNSFTDRPDGIFDYQPWLMRDGNSWREVKVSAWKRHNNGLICKLSHVEQREEAQLLTGADIGVSATLFKPLPDDEFYWRDLIGCRVQNTKGYDFGQVSQLMETGSNDVLVVKANAKDAFGQRERLIPFIKDQVIKSVNIAERIIEIDWDPDF; encoded by the coding sequence GTGAGCGAACCTGTAGTGGTAGGCCAACTGGGCGCCGTTTATGGCATTAAAGGTTGGCTGAAGGTCAACTCCTTTACCGACCGACCAGACGGCATTTTTGATTATCAGCCTTGGCTGATGAGAGACGGTAATAGCTGGCGAGAAGTGAAGGTTTCGGCCTGGAAGCGCCATAATAATGGTCTTATTTGTAAGCTCAGCCATGTTGAGCAGCGCGAAGAAGCCCAATTGCTAACCGGCGCCGACATTGGGGTAAGTGCAACCTTATTTAAGCCACTCCCTGATGACGAATTCTACTGGCGCGATTTAATCGGTTGTCGAGTGCAAAACACTAAGGGCTATGATTTTGGCCAAGTGTCGCAGTTGATGGAAACCGGCTCTAACGACGTATTAGTAGTAAAAGCGAATGCCAAAGATGCGTTTGGTCAACGTGAGCGGTTAATTCCGTTTATTAAAGACCAAGTCATAAAGTCTGTAAATATTGCAGAGCGCATTATCGAAATTGATTGGGATCCGGATTTTTAA
- the rpsP gene encoding 30S ribosomal protein S16 produces MVTIRLQRGGAKKRPFYQVVVADSRYARDSRFIEKVGFFNPLAAGQAEKLRIDLERINHWVEQGATVSERVAKLVKDQTKAQAAA; encoded by the coding sequence ATGGTAACCATTCGTTTACAACGTGGTGGCGCAAAAAAGCGTCCGTTTTACCAAGTAGTAGTAGCAGACAGCCGTTACGCACGTGACAGCCGTTTCATCGAGAAAGTAGGCTTCTTTAACCCATTGGCTGCTGGCCAAGCGGAAAAGCTGCGTATCGATCTTGAGCGTATCAACCATTGGGTTGAGCAAGGCGCAACAGTTTCTGAGCGTGTAGCTAAGTTAGTAAAAGACCAAACCAAAGCACAAGCTGCGGCCTAA
- the rplS gene encoding 50S ribosomal protein L19: MSNIIKQLEEEQLRTDHPEFGPGDTVRVMVRVAEGGKERLQAYEGVVIAVRNRGLHSAFTVRKISNGEGVERTFQTHSPLIGSIELKRRGLVRRAKLYYLRERAGKSARIKERLVARGAAPRSAK, encoded by the coding sequence ATGAGCAATATCATTAAGCAGCTGGAAGAAGAACAATTACGTACCGACCATCCTGAATTTGGTCCTGGTGATACCGTACGTGTCATGGTACGTGTTGCAGAGGGCGGTAAAGAGCGTCTTCAGGCATATGAAGGCGTAGTTATCGCTGTACGTAATCGTGGTTTGCATTCCGCATTCACCGTACGTAAGATTTCTAACGGTGAAGGTGTAGAACGTACTTTCCAGACCCACAGCCCGTTGATCGGCAGCATTGAATTGAAGCGCCGTGGCTTGGTACGTCGCGCCAAGTTGTACTACTTGCGTGAGCGTGCTGGTAAGTCTGCTCGTATTAAAGAGCGTCTTGTTGCCCGTGGTGCTGCACCTCGCAGCGCTAAGTAA